From a single Miscanthus floridulus cultivar M001 chromosome 8, ASM1932011v1, whole genome shotgun sequence genomic region:
- the LOC136469207 gene encoding uncharacterized protein — MSAILNGVVMSSATVVHTPPHRPHPHPVHEDHGESAGVPKFHKLTFPTYDGKEDPLGWLNRCEAFFRGQLTREANKVWLASFHMTGDAQQWYYIMERDTGRLSWDAFRLLCH, encoded by the coding sequence ATGTCGGCCATCCTGAACGGCGTCGTCATGTCCTCCGCTACTGTGGTACATACACCACCGCACCGGCCACATCCGCATCCTGTTCATGAAGACCATGGGGAGAGCGCTGGAGTTCCCAAATTCCACAAGCTTACTTTTCCTACTTATGACGGCAAAGAAGACCCTCTTGGTTGGCTGAACCGCTGTGAGGCGTTCTTCCGCGGCCAGCTCACCCGGGAGGCGAACAAAGTCTGGCTAGCTTCGTTTCACATGACCGGCGATGCTCAACAGTGGTACTACATCATGGAGCGCGACACTGGCCGGCTGTCATGGGACGCCTTCCGGCTTCTATGTCATTAG